One window from the genome of Palaemon carinicauda isolate YSFRI2023 chromosome 24, ASM3689809v2, whole genome shotgun sequence encodes:
- the LOC137617865 gene encoding MRN complex-interacting protein has protein sequence MVQEFQVVRCFSCLSFQSQQVCKKPKFTCKVCGEKQSVRKEYGRGTGKECRIHVQKLNRLQGDLELDHEKKLEIQLENQVYDEHLVNNSFEEHGRYNEYNDEQEDSEIHAEDSTIHAPGHSNTVHMAEKVMGQRSRSKWSTFLGSDDMDDSDDEDHSGFPLRQKHLQTQSVNEDKRCIVECSNLQRKINNLPGGSSKKGKMKQETITAFMPSLESQKSRTRNEAIHSEQGNFSALRMHKRSLQESHSIGEDRIFSKPYSSVRNSKLETTFNQESVVQTLVPAKRAIEDPQNSFYKRFSHDNIRHKEEDDTLEPSSKNESVSNKLMKCIGQNRGDFDAQKCKSVLKDANSLLYQKSDCFNLNKQPELHSFLKNSNNAAFKKYELVDDLEDINFDL, from the exons GAGTATGGTCGAGGTACTGGTAAAGAATGTCGTATCCATGTTCAAAAGCTTAACAGACTTCAAGGTGATCTTGAATTAGACCATGAAAAAAAGCTTGAAATTCAACTTGAGAATCAAGTATATGATGAACATTTGGTCAATAATTCCTTTGAGGAACACGGAAGGTATAATGAATATAATGATGAACAGGAGGATTCAGAAATTCATGCTGAGGATTCAACAATCCATGCTCCAGGGCATTCAAACACAG TGCACATGGCAGAAAAAGTAATGGGTCAAAGAAGTCGGAGTAAATGGTCAACTTTTTTGGGAAGTGATGATATGGATGACTCAGACGATGAAGATCACTCTGGCTTTCCCCTAAG GCAGAAACATTTACAAACTCAAAGTGTTAATGAAGATAAAAGGTGCATTGTTGAATGTTCAAACTTGCAAAGGAAAATTAACAATTTACCAGGTGGCTCTTCAAAAAAAGGCAAAATGAAGCAGGAAACTATAACAGCTTTTATGCCATCACTAGAATCACAGAAATCCCGTACAAGAAATGAGGCTATTCACTCGGAGCAGGGCAATTTCAGTGCATTAAGAATGCATAAAAGAAGTTTGCAAGAATCACATTCAATTGGAGAAGACAGAATATTTTCAAAACCTTATTCTAGTGTGAGGAACTCAAAATTAGAAACTACATTTAACCAAGAATCTGTGGTACAAACATTAGTACCAGCTAAAAGAGCTATTGAAGACCctcaaaattcattttataaacGTTTTTCACATGACAATATACGTCATAAAGAGGAAGATGATACTCTAGAGCCCAGCAGTAAGAATGAAAGTGTTTCAAATAAGTTAATGAAATGCATTGGACAAAATAGAGGTGATTTCGATGCACAGAAATGTAAATCCGTTCTCAAAGATGCTAACAGTCTTTTGTATCAAAAGTCTGATTGCTTTAATTTAAACAAACAGCCAGAATTGCATTCTTTCTTGAAGAATTCTAACAATGCTGCTTTTAAGAAATATGAGTTAGTAGATGACTTAGAAGATATAAATTTTGATTTATGA